In Halichondria panicea chromosome 17, odHalPani1.1, whole genome shotgun sequence, a single window of DNA contains:
- the LOC135350739 gene encoding uncharacterized protein LOC135350739: protein MMETDSSFAQETMKVLGRDWIYLIDSGGQPQFHNLLPHFIEGLSTILIVIRLSEKLDNSPTVEYYENGASTGSHQSPLSIIDTLKCLIRSLQSYKISDQKSKLVFIGTFYDQITDTDSLTEKNQQLYDLFSEECLDQLVFRNSAKNELIFPINGKLPCEPEKEIARQIRSLIESIPAQFESEIPSRWNMLEVFMEYTSTCLQRKVLSRAECLELAQKLKFKISDSEDELTNALRHFHNMHLLHYYPQILPDVVFTSPQVILDEITALVKEVYRVRDSSGATIVVDYQLRRGIITTASLSKFQRHIVEGIFGPTELQKLFIGLLIVTPISSSQDKNDHSNKKFFMPALLHMIPSADLEMYRVFEPIQPLLISFESGLPRSGVFCCLQVYLMKELKWKLVYTNTEPKIIAQNCVMLAHPREPCTITIIDSFSYIEAYVSSKPENYRRVLPLIRESILDGIKAANQALQYTCHDEDQPRLTFFCPCNQEVSANPPQRHIGKVKEGNEIQCSVQQQSYFDLNEKYTKWLGPVISGKLLQALFSRENTCGIYMKQYSMQDLSGKILVVLLELSHPTSIAFMQVILLPIRTMASVCIKFWRDGSGLVKLQ from the exons ATGATGGAAACTGACAGCAGTTTTGCACAAGAAACAATGAAAGTGCTCGGCCGTGACTGGATCTATTTGATTGACAGCGGTGGACAGCCGCAATTCCACAACCTTTTGCCACACTTCATTGAAGGTTTATCTACCATCTTGATTGTCATCCGCCTTTCCGAAAAGCTTGACAATAGTCCAACAGTTGAGTACTATGAAAATGGAGCATCAACTGGATCTCATCAGTCGCCTTTATCGATCATAGACACCCTCAAGTGCTTAATTCGCTCTTTGCAGTCTTACAAAATCAGTGATCAGAAATCAAAACTCGTGTTTATTGGCACTTTCTATGATCAGATTACAGATACTGATTCACTCACCGAAAAAAATCAACAGCTATATGATTtgttttcagaagagtgcctAGATCAACTGGTGTTCAGAAACTCAGCTAAAAACGAGCTTATTTTCCCTATTAACGGGAAGCTTCCTTGTGAACCTGAGAAAGAAATTGCTCGTCAGATACGGTCACTTATCGAATCGATTCCTGCTCAGTTTGAAAGTGAAATTCCAAGTCGCTGGAACATGTTAGAAGTTTTCATGGAGTACACATCAACCTGCCTCCAGAGAAAAGTGCTAAGCAGAGCGGAATGCTTGGAATTAGCCCAAAAGCTGAAATTTAAAATCAGCGACTCAGAAGATGAACTCACAAATGCCTTGAGGCATTTTCACAACATGCATCTTCTGCACTACTATCCCCAAATCCTACCTGACGTGGTGTTCACGAGCCCTCAAGTTATTCTGGACGAAATAACAGCACTTGTCAAAGAAGTTTATCGTGTGAGGGATTCTAGTGGTGCTACCATTGTAGTAGATTATCAACTTCGACGTGGCATCATCACCACTGCATCACTTTCCAAATTTCAGAGACACATTGTAGAAGGGATCTTTGGTCCAACAGAGCTTCAAAAGTTATTCATTGGGCTCCTGATCGTCACACCCATCTCCTCATCACAAGACAAAAACGACCATTCAAACAAGAAATTCTTCATGCCAGCTCTTCTTCACATGATTCCCTCTGCTGATTTAGAAATGTACCGAGTATTTGAGCCAATACAGCCGTTACTTATCTCTTTTGAAAGTGGCCTGCCTCGTTCTGGAGTTTTCTGCTGTCTTCAGGTCTACTTAATGAAAGAGCTAAAGTGGAAACTCGTTTACACAAACACAGAACCAAAAATAATTGCACAAAACTGTGTAATGTTAGCACACCCCCGAGAGCCTTGCACGATCACCATAATCGATTCTTTTTCCTACATTGAAGCGTATGTTTCTTCAAAACCCGAGAATTACCGAAGAGTTCTGCCACTGATAAGGGAATCTATTCTTGACGGGATTAAAGCAGCAAACCAAGCACTTCAATATACCTGTCATGATGAAGATCAGCCCCGATTGACATTCTTTTGCCCATGCAATCAAGAGGTTTCAGCCAACCCTCCACAGCGACACATTGGTAAAGTGAAAGAGGGAAATGAGATTCAATGTTCAGTTCAGCAACAAAGCTATTTCGATCTCAATGAGAAGTATACCAAATGGCTTGGGCCCGTCATTTCAG GTAAACTATTGCAGGCATTATTCTCGAGAGAGAACACCTGTGGCATATACATGAAGCAGTATTCGATGCAAGATCTCAGTGGAAAAATATTGGTCGTGCTCTTGGAGTTGAGTCATCCCACCTCGATAGCATTCATGCAGGTAATACTTCTTCCAATCAGGACAATGGCGAGTGTTTGTATCAAGTTTTGGAGAGATGGATCCGGTCTGGTGAAGCTACAGTAA
- the LOC135350743 gene encoding uncharacterized protein LOC135350743 yields MSSSKITVTVDVHDQQIDETNPHKYEISVPTNVNKETQGPSVTVDPSDVNTAACQIIKVKVDVQDKQIETNPHKDKISEPTDVTIEIQTQGPSVTVDPSNVNTAACQTLTDQASTHDQTVAHWFGPAGQIKYWKSQKNGIRISNKKSKTAQRNIKKCEKKKKELTKKFNIAMKKGLVTVKSRSVLIVGLAGVGKTGVKHLILDLPPPEIRNSTGTLEGEPAIRLVRDIDNELAQVDGGEWKVQERGVKNENAAKSVSICSNEISKKTNRERKKSQEKVAQFSTDPQNPICPTVFILK; encoded by the exons ATGAGCTCCTCTAAG ATCACAGTCACGGTAGACGTCCACGATCAGCAAATTGACGAAACAAATCCACACAAGTACGAGATATCTGTACCAACAAATGTCAATAAAGAAACACAGGGCCCCTCTGTCACGGTGGATCCAAGTGATGTCAATACAGCAGCATGTCAG ATCATCAAGGTCAAGGTAGACGTCCAAGATAAGCAAATTGAAACAAATCCACACAAGGATAAGATATCTGAACCAACAGATGTCACTATAGAAATCCAAACACAGGGCCCCTCTGTCACGGTGGATCCAAGTAATGTCAATACAGCAGCGTGTCAG ACTCTGACAGATCAAGCAAGTACTCATGATCAGACTGTAGCACATTGGTTTGGACCAGCTGGACAAATAAAGTATTGGAAGTCACAA AAGAATGGAATACGCATATCCAATAAGAAGAGTAAAACTGCTCAGAGAAATATTAAGAAATGTGAAAAGAAGAAAAAAG AGTTGACAAAAAAATTCAACATAGCAATGAAAAAGGGCCTTGTGACTGTGAAAAGCAGAAGTGTGTTGATTGTCGGACTAGCTGGAGTGGGAAAGACTGGTGTCAAGCATTTAATTTTAGATTTACCACCTCCCGAGATTCGCAATAGCACCGGCACTCTAGAAGGAGAACCGGCGATTCGACTTGTTCGAGATATCGACAATGAACTAGCTCAGGTGGATGGAGGTGAATGGAAGGTACAAGAGAGAGGAGTTAAAAATGAAAATGCTGCCAAATCCGTTTCCATATGTAGCAATGAGATCTCCAAAAAGACCAACCGTGAAAGAAAGAAATCTCAAGAAAAAGTTGCACAATTTAGCACTGATCCTCAAAACCCAATCTGCCCTACTGTTTTTATACTCAAGTGA